A single genomic interval of Arthrobacter globiformis harbors:
- the pntB gene encoding Re/Si-specific NAD(P)(+) transhydrogenase subunit beta, which produces MSAATEAAGILSRSLTVSDTVSGPLTADSIAGAAYIVAALLFILSLAGLSKHEKAKAGVIYGITGMIIALAATIWLTLQDAWGTGAGLTGLVLLVAAVIVGGAIGLWRARVVEMTGMPELIALLHSFVGLAAVLVGWNGHLEAPDLSPDLTAIHHAEVFIGVFIGAVTFTGSIVAFLKLSARMKSSPLMLPGKNAINLGALAAFIALTVWYVNDSQLWLLIVVTLLALGLGWHLVASIGGGDMPVVVSMLNSYSGWAAAAAGFLLNNDLLIITGALVGSSGAYLSYIMCKAMNRSFISVIAGGFGIAAPAAADAEYGEHREITAQATAEMLTNASSVVITPGYGMAVAQAQYPVAELAHQLREKGVNVRFGIHPVAGRLPGHMNVLLAEAKVPYDIVLEMDEINDDLGDTSVVLVIGANDTVNPSAAEDPGSPIAGMPVLRVWEAENVIVFKRSMAAGYAGVQNPLFFRDNSQMLFGDAKARVEDILKAF; this is translated from the coding sequence ATGAGCGCCGCCACCGAAGCAGCAGGAATTCTATCGAGGAGCCTTACCGTGTCTGACACCGTCTCCGGTCCGTTGACCGCCGACTCCATCGCGGGGGCGGCCTACATCGTCGCGGCCCTGCTGTTCATCCTCAGCCTCGCCGGACTGAGCAAGCACGAAAAAGCCAAGGCAGGGGTCATCTACGGCATCACCGGGATGATCATCGCCCTGGCCGCGACGATCTGGCTGACCCTCCAGGACGCCTGGGGCACCGGCGCCGGCCTCACCGGCCTGGTGCTGCTCGTCGCCGCGGTGATCGTCGGCGGCGCCATCGGGCTCTGGCGCGCCCGCGTCGTCGAAATGACCGGCATGCCCGAACTGATCGCCCTGCTGCACAGCTTCGTGGGCCTCGCCGCGGTCCTTGTCGGCTGGAACGGGCACCTCGAAGCCCCGGACCTCTCCCCGGACCTGACAGCGATCCACCACGCTGAGGTGTTCATCGGCGTGTTCATCGGCGCAGTGACCTTCACCGGCTCGATCGTGGCGTTCCTGAAACTCTCCGCCCGGATGAAGTCCTCACCCCTGATGCTGCCGGGCAAGAACGCGATCAACCTCGGCGCCCTCGCCGCCTTCATCGCCCTGACTGTCTGGTACGTCAACGACTCCCAGCTCTGGCTCCTCATCGTCGTCACCCTCCTCGCCCTCGGGCTGGGCTGGCACCTCGTGGCCTCCATCGGCGGCGGCGACATGCCCGTGGTCGTGTCCATGCTCAACAGCTACTCGGGCTGGGCCGCCGCCGCGGCGGGTTTCCTGCTGAACAATGACCTGCTGATCATCACCGGCGCCCTGGTCGGCTCCTCGGGCGCCTACCTGTCATACATCATGTGCAAGGCCATGAACCGGTCCTTCATCTCCGTGATCGCCGGCGGCTTCGGCATCGCCGCACCGGCCGCAGCGGACGCAGAGTACGGCGAGCACCGCGAAATCACGGCCCAGGCCACCGCGGAAATGCTGACCAACGCCTCGTCCGTGGTCATCACCCCCGGTTACGGCATGGCCGTCGCCCAGGCCCAATACCCCGTCGCCGAACTCGCCCACCAGCTCCGCGAGAAGGGCGTGAATGTCAGGTTCGGCATCCACCCTGTCGCAGGGCGCCTGCCCGGGCACATGAACGTCCTCCTCGCCGAAGCCAAAGTCCCCTACGACATCGTCCTGGAAATGGACGAAATCAACGACGACCTCGGTGACACCTCCGTAGTCCTCGTCATCGGCGCTAACGACACCGTCAACCCCTCCGCCGCCGAAGACCCCGGCAGCCCCATCGCCGGGATGCCTGTCCTGCGGGTCTGGGAAGCCGAGAACGTCATTGTGTTCAAACGCTCCATGGCCGCCGGCTACGCAGGCGTTCAAAACCCGCTCTTCTTCCGCGACAACTCCCAAATGCTCTTCGGGGACGCCAAAGCCCGCGTCGAAGACATCCTCAAAGCGTTCTGA
- a CDS encoding DeoR/GlpR family DNA-binding transcription regulator, which translates to MLSANARREEIYHLAVTTGLASVEELSARFKVTASTIRRDLALLNGQGRLARTYGGAMALGAHPEASLRQRTGEAFEQKQAIARWAASVIVPGENILLDAGSTVGALAHELRGFEKLSVTTPGINTMQELADSGDIEVDCLGGRLRSLSQSFVGPLAEAALERVTFDRVFLGADAVTAEDGICEADHAQTRLKELMARRGNSVYVLADSSKLGLRPFHAWAHLALPWTLVTDDGADPTEVQKFREAGVAVQVVTVSSEARALS; encoded by the coding sequence ATGCTGAGCGCAAATGCGCGGCGGGAGGAGATCTACCACCTTGCCGTGACCACCGGCCTGGCGTCCGTGGAGGAACTGAGCGCCCGGTTCAAGGTGACGGCCTCCACCATCCGCCGCGATCTGGCGCTGCTGAACGGGCAGGGCAGGCTGGCCCGCACCTACGGCGGCGCCATGGCGCTGGGCGCGCACCCTGAGGCGTCGCTGCGGCAGCGTACCGGCGAGGCGTTCGAGCAGAAGCAGGCCATCGCCCGCTGGGCCGCGTCCGTAATCGTGCCCGGTGAGAACATCCTGCTCGACGCCGGCTCCACCGTGGGTGCCCTGGCCCACGAGCTACGCGGGTTTGAGAAGTTGTCCGTGACGACGCCGGGCATCAACACCATGCAGGAGCTGGCCGATTCCGGGGACATCGAGGTGGACTGCCTGGGTGGCCGGCTGCGGAGCCTGAGCCAAAGCTTTGTGGGACCCCTGGCCGAAGCGGCCCTGGAACGGGTGACCTTTGACCGCGTATTCCTGGGCGCCGACGCCGTCACCGCCGAAGACGGCATCTGCGAAGCAGACCACGCCCAAACACGGCTCAAAGAACTCATGGCTCGGCGGGGCAACAGCGTCTACGTCCTGGCAGACTCGTCAAAGCTCGGTCTGCGGCCCTTCCACGCCTGGGCACATTTAGCGTTGCCGTGGACTTTGGTAACGGACGACGGCGCCGACCCTACCGAGGTGCAGAAGTTCCGGGAGGCAGGGGTTGCGGTTCAGGTCGTGACCGTATCGAGCGAGGCCCGTGCCTTGTCCTGA
- the pdxA gene encoding 4-hydroxythreonine-4-phosphate dehydrogenase PdxA has protein sequence MASVVVQADDFSGAAEVGYCFVQHGLPARVFLGTNDGGASEPGLVPDVAVVDTHSRGLSESAAEALVKETFSAPAASGAQVAFKKIDSLWRGNVRAEVSALTALGFSAVIAGALPQLQRSVQNGKPLVAGTPLAQTNLWQAEQSAPPADIPSLLRPEEPSSVQTLNLDEVRSDSLTTKLFVLLESDQPALVVADGETIQDLEHIVEALLELRFTTANRRVVLVGTGGTADVLAQRISAQFARNAQIEARAQAASVEPQRTAKPVLAVVGSASGTAQAQLAQLGARGFTVIRLHPQYAGATGAYAPQLEATKQALQAGTNVAVTLAAGKVDPARAASIVQALSQFAAEAAKGTDADLILTGGETAREVLDAVGRHSLVPLAAVQHGAVLSRAEDGTLVGTKPGSFGDDLALLQLYDEIREHRGRSAQAPANTLPSKTSERPGAEMTIDATNKTEQNALPYVAVTMGDGAGVGPEVVVAAVLDPQSNAECRPVVIGDALRLRQAADILGVEADIRSIENVEDAVFTPGRVNVIDLALLPEDLPWGQLSPVAGHAAYEYIRVASELAMAGKVQAICTAPLNKEALHSAGHIFPGHTELLAHLTGTKEVSMMLSTPKIRVIHVTTHIGLVDAIRKINPDLVERTIRRGHDALVRAGIPNPKIGVCAINPHAGENGLFGQGEEAEKIEPGVKAAQADGINAVGPLPADTLFFLAGRGDYDLVVAMYHDQGHGPVKVLGIEAGVNITVGLPVIRTSVDHGTAFDIAGKAIADSRSMVEALHQAAEMATRPSVAV, from the coding sequence GTGGCTTCGGTAGTTGTTCAAGCCGACGATTTCTCCGGCGCCGCAGAGGTTGGCTACTGCTTTGTCCAACACGGCCTGCCCGCGCGGGTCTTCCTTGGCACGAATGACGGCGGCGCCTCCGAGCCGGGGCTCGTCCCCGACGTAGCGGTGGTCGACACCCATTCGCGCGGCCTTTCTGAATCCGCGGCCGAGGCGTTGGTCAAGGAGACTTTCTCCGCTCCGGCAGCTTCGGGAGCGCAGGTGGCGTTCAAGAAGATCGACTCCCTCTGGCGTGGGAACGTCCGCGCCGAGGTGTCCGCACTGACGGCGCTGGGATTTAGCGCTGTTATTGCGGGGGCACTCCCCCAGTTGCAGCGTTCAGTGCAAAACGGAAAGCCGCTGGTTGCCGGGACTCCCCTCGCGCAGACAAACCTGTGGCAGGCCGAGCAGTCGGCCCCGCCGGCAGATATTCCATCGCTGCTCCGCCCGGAGGAGCCGTCCTCGGTTCAGACGCTAAACCTGGACGAGGTCCGGTCCGATTCTCTGACGACCAAACTGTTCGTACTGCTGGAATCCGACCAGCCAGCGCTGGTGGTGGCCGACGGCGAAACCATCCAGGACCTGGAACACATCGTGGAGGCCCTTCTGGAGTTGAGATTCACTACCGCTAACCGCCGCGTGGTGCTCGTAGGTACCGGTGGAACCGCTGACGTCCTCGCGCAGCGCATCTCTGCACAATTTGCGCGAAACGCGCAGATCGAAGCACGGGCTCAAGCAGCCAGTGTGGAACCGCAGCGAACCGCAAAGCCAGTTCTCGCCGTCGTCGGTTCCGCATCCGGAACAGCGCAGGCGCAGCTCGCACAGCTCGGAGCACGTGGGTTCACAGTCATACGGCTGCACCCGCAGTATGCCGGCGCCACGGGAGCTTACGCACCGCAGCTCGAAGCAACGAAGCAGGCGCTGCAGGCGGGCACCAATGTGGCCGTCACCCTGGCCGCAGGCAAGGTGGACCCGGCACGCGCCGCCAGCATCGTCCAGGCCCTCTCCCAATTTGCAGCCGAGGCAGCAAAGGGAACAGACGCAGACCTGATCCTCACCGGCGGTGAGACGGCCCGGGAGGTCCTGGACGCCGTCGGCCGCCACAGCCTGGTGCCGCTCGCGGCCGTGCAGCACGGGGCGGTGCTCAGCCGCGCCGAGGACGGAACGCTGGTGGGCACCAAACCCGGCAGTTTCGGCGATGACCTCGCCCTCCTGCAGCTTTACGACGAAATCCGGGAGCACCGCGGCCGGTCCGCGCAAGCTCCCGCCAACACCCTTCCCAGCAAGACTTCCGAACGACCTGGAGCAGAAATGACAATCGACGCAACGAACAAGACCGAGCAGAACGCACTCCCCTACGTGGCCGTCACCATGGGCGATGGCGCCGGGGTGGGGCCGGAGGTGGTGGTAGCGGCAGTGCTGGATCCACAGAGCAACGCCGAGTGCCGGCCCGTGGTGATCGGTGACGCGCTTCGCCTGCGCCAGGCGGCGGATATTCTGGGCGTCGAGGCGGATATCCGAAGCATCGAAAACGTGGAAGACGCGGTGTTCACGCCGGGCCGAGTGAATGTGATCGACCTGGCGCTGCTGCCCGAGGACCTGCCGTGGGGCCAGCTCTCCCCCGTGGCCGGCCACGCCGCATATGAGTACATCCGGGTGGCCAGCGAACTGGCCATGGCCGGAAAGGTGCAAGCCATCTGCACCGCGCCGCTGAACAAGGAGGCGCTGCATTCCGCCGGACACATCTTCCCCGGGCACACCGAACTGCTGGCACACCTGACGGGCACGAAGGAAGTGTCCATGATGCTCTCCACCCCCAAGATCCGCGTCATCCACGTGACCACTCACATCGGTCTGGTCGACGCCATCCGCAAGATCAACCCGGACCTGGTGGAACGCACCATCCGCCGCGGACACGACGCCCTGGTCCGCGCGGGCATCCCGAACCCGAAGATCGGCGTCTGCGCCATCAACCCGCACGCGGGCGAGAACGGTCTGTTCGGTCAGGGCGAGGAAGCCGAGAAGATCGAACCCGGTGTAAAGGCCGCCCAGGCTGACGGGATCAACGCCGTGGGCCCACTTCCCGCGGACACGCTGTTCTTCCTGGCCGGCCGCGGCGATTATGACCTGGTGGTGGCCATGTACCACGACCAGGGGCACGGCCCGGTGAAGGTGCTGGGCATCGAGGCCGGCGTGAACATCACCGTGGGCCTGCCCGTGATCCGCACCTCAGTGGACCACGGCACCGCCTTCGACATCGCCGGCAAAGCAATCGCGGACTCGCGTTCCATGGTGGAAGCGCTGCACCAGGCCGCGGAGATGGCTACCCGGCCCAGCGTGGCCGTCTAG
- a CDS encoding ABC transporter substrate-binding protein — MTVLPQGSEISRRRLLQFGAAAGFLLGTGSLAGCAGPTGLPGPSTLTLALNRSLVSLDNKLNQFDAAVTVQRSVRQGLTAIGPETKPVLVLAERFEMTGPTEWTVTLREGIRYSDGSPVKIEDVSTALKMYKQVQGSFVAGFFPEFPAVVPVDDRTFKMVSKKPVPILDSLMSMILITPAAQNKPEELQEGVGTGPYMVTKFNRGAGTYSLKRNENYWGPKPEIENVEVRFLPEESSRVIALRSGEVDIIDSITPDSREQLAGLPGVKLKEASSLRLNQIFFNFRKPAGHPLADPRVRQALSMAIDGEALVKDVLVDSVTQAEGVTPSSLTGYHKTGEYVYDPEKAKATLAELGVKNLTLKIIWETGEFPSDTSVMEALVEMFGAIGVKAELQQFEPGGNILAWRQGKQGDWDLLGNGYPSPTGLAITMLQGMYSGTPEKEKTRDTYQGYVIPEVAAKIQAASAEADPARRTERLNDAQQAVWDTWPCAWAFVPKSVLAHRERVSGINLAPTNSYPLVDVRLEA, encoded by the coding sequence ATGACCGTTCTTCCTCAAGGAAGTGAGATTTCCCGTCGCCGCCTGCTGCAGTTCGGCGCGGCTGCAGGGTTCCTGCTGGGCACCGGCAGCCTGGCCGGTTGCGCCGGCCCGACCGGGCTGCCGGGACCCAGCACCCTGACCCTGGCCCTCAACAGGTCACTGGTCAGCCTGGACAACAAGCTCAACCAGTTCGACGCCGCCGTCACTGTCCAGCGCTCGGTCCGCCAGGGCCTCACCGCCATCGGGCCCGAAACCAAGCCCGTCCTGGTCCTGGCCGAACGCTTCGAGATGACCGGCCCCACCGAATGGACCGTCACGCTCCGCGAAGGCATCCGCTACTCGGACGGCAGCCCCGTCAAGATCGAGGACGTGTCCACTGCCCTGAAGATGTATAAGCAGGTGCAGGGCTCCTTCGTGGCCGGCTTCTTCCCCGAATTCCCCGCCGTGGTGCCGGTGGATGACCGCACCTTCAAGATGGTGTCCAAGAAGCCCGTCCCCATCCTGGACTCGCTCATGAGCATGATCCTGATTACCCCCGCAGCGCAGAACAAGCCGGAGGAACTGCAGGAAGGCGTGGGCACCGGCCCGTACATGGTCACCAAGTTCAACCGCGGCGCCGGCACGTACAGCCTCAAACGCAACGAAAACTACTGGGGCCCCAAGCCCGAGATCGAGAACGTGGAAGTCCGGTTCCTCCCCGAGGAGTCCAGCCGCGTCATCGCCCTGCGCAGCGGCGAGGTGGACATCATCGACTCCATCACGCCGGATTCCCGCGAACAGCTCGCCGGACTTCCCGGCGTCAAACTCAAGGAAGCGTCCAGCCTCCGGCTTAACCAGATTTTCTTCAACTTCCGCAAGCCCGCCGGCCACCCGTTGGCCGATCCCCGTGTGCGCCAGGCGCTGAGCATGGCGATCGACGGCGAAGCACTGGTGAAGGACGTGCTGGTGGACTCCGTCACCCAGGCCGAAGGCGTCACCCCGTCCAGCCTCACCGGCTACCACAAGACCGGCGAGTACGTTTACGATCCCGAAAAGGCCAAGGCCACCCTCGCCGAGCTGGGCGTCAAGAACCTCACCCTGAAAATCATCTGGGAAACCGGCGAGTTCCCATCCGACACCTCCGTGATGGAGGCCCTCGTGGAAATGTTCGGCGCCATCGGCGTGAAGGCCGAGCTGCAGCAGTTCGAACCCGGCGGCAACATCCTGGCCTGGCGCCAGGGCAAACAGGGGGACTGGGACCTGCTGGGCAACGGCTACCCCAGCCCCACCGGCCTGGCCATCACCATGCTGCAGGGCATGTACTCCGGCACCCCGGAAAAGGAAAAGACCCGCGACACCTACCAGGGCTACGTGATCCCCGAGGTCGCCGCCAAGATCCAGGCCGCCTCCGCCGAAGCGGATCCGGCCCGCAGGACGGAACGCCTGAACGACGCACAGCAGGCCGTCTGGGACACCTGGCCCTGCGCCTGGGCGTTCGTGCCCAAGTCCGTCCTTGCCCACCGGGAGCGGGTGTCCGGCATCAACCTGGCACCAACCAACTCCTACCCCCTCGTTGATGTCCGGCTGGAGGCCTAA
- a CDS encoding ABC transporter permease: MTNYILKRLGQGLLTVFLTVSTVFILIRLAPGDPAVSYAGPLATNEQLARVREQFGLDRPVLEQYWIFLQQLFTGNLGTSYSFQAPAMQVVAERMPYTLTLATASILLTAVVAIPLGVWMSRRPDTGKELGVNVLTIAGQSMPDFWTGIMLLTGFAVLIPIFPASGFATWGGLVLPTITIAILQIALISRMVRREMTANFAAPYLTVARSRGVKNSVLTWRYAMANSAIPVFTALGTRFAAMLNGVVVVEVVFAWPGVGSLIVRALETRDYPLIQATVLLTALLAVAVQLVIDLAYPLLDPRVRLGKAATA, from the coding sequence ATGACGAACTACATCCTCAAACGCCTGGGACAGGGCCTGCTGACCGTCTTCCTCACGGTCTCCACCGTGTTCATCCTCATCCGGCTGGCCCCCGGCGATCCCGCCGTGTCCTACGCCGGCCCGCTGGCCACCAACGAACAGCTCGCTAGGGTGCGCGAACAGTTCGGCCTGGACCGCCCGGTGCTGGAGCAGTACTGGATCTTCCTGCAGCAGCTCTTCACCGGCAACCTCGGAACGTCCTACTCGTTCCAGGCCCCCGCCATGCAGGTGGTGGCGGAGCGGATGCCGTACACGCTGACCCTCGCCACCGCGTCCATCCTGCTCACCGCCGTCGTAGCCATCCCGCTGGGCGTGTGGATGTCCCGCCGCCCGGACACCGGCAAGGAACTCGGCGTGAACGTGCTGACCATCGCCGGGCAGTCCATGCCCGACTTCTGGACCGGCATCATGCTCCTGACCGGCTTCGCCGTCCTGATTCCCATCTTCCCGGCCTCCGGGTTCGCCACCTGGGGCGGGCTGGTCCTGCCCACCATCACCATCGCCATCCTGCAGATCGCCCTGATCTCCCGGATGGTCCGGCGGGAAATGACCGCCAACTTCGCCGCCCCGTACCTCACGGTGGCCCGGTCCCGCGGCGTAAAGAACTCGGTGCTGACCTGGCGCTACGCCATGGCCAACTCCGCCATCCCGGTGTTCACCGCACTCGGCACCCGGTTCGCCGCGATGCTCAACGGCGTGGTGGTAGTGGAAGTGGTGTTCGCCTGGCCCGGCGTCGGCTCCCTGATTGTGCGGGCACTCGAAACGCGCGACTACCCCCTCATCCAGGCAACGGTCCTCCTCACCGCGCTGCTGGCGGTAGCCGTCCAGCTGGTCATCGACCTCGCCTACCCGCTACTTGATCCCCGCGTTCGTCTTGGAAAGGCGGCAACAGCATGA
- a CDS encoding ABC transporter permease has translation MSLSDTATPTAGSSGNSAQPAREPSPSAVTEADIAKAGATRRRNASKWKLIVGTVCTLLVIIPIILAQVLPLPDANFQDLAARRLPPFTDGHLFGTDQLGRDLLSRVLHGGQVSLTIGLLAVLVSGAIGVILGSAAGYFGGWVDTIVSRVLEAQMSLPLLMMLLLVVALFGPSIPVITFVIAIAQWPEVARLTRSMVLVEREKPYVSAARILGLHRVQILIQHIIPNVIKQATLVVLLLLAQAVLLESALSFLGAGPQRPFATWGRIISDGQDYITTSWWMVTLPGLVIVLMVVGVNLLGDGLRDRPRRKKKGA, from the coding sequence ATGAGCCTCAGCGACACCGCAACGCCAACCGCTGGTTCTTCCGGAAACTCAGCGCAGCCCGCCCGAGAGCCCAGCCCCAGCGCCGTCACCGAAGCAGACATCGCTAAAGCCGGCGCCACCCGCCGTCGTAACGCCTCCAAGTGGAAGCTCATCGTGGGCACCGTCTGCACCCTGCTGGTGATCATCCCGATTATCCTGGCCCAGGTGCTGCCGCTGCCGGACGCCAACTTCCAGGACCTCGCCGCCCGGCGCCTGCCGCCGTTCACGGACGGGCACCTGTTCGGAACCGACCAGCTGGGCCGCGACCTGCTCTCCCGCGTGCTGCACGGCGGCCAGGTCTCGCTGACCATCGGCCTGCTGGCAGTCCTGGTCTCCGGCGCCATCGGCGTGATCCTCGGCTCCGCCGCCGGCTACTTCGGCGGCTGGGTGGACACCATCGTCTCCCGCGTCCTCGAAGCGCAGATGTCCCTGCCGCTGCTCATGATGCTGCTGCTGGTGGTGGCCCTTTTCGGCCCCTCGATCCCGGTGATCACCTTCGTGATCGCCATCGCCCAATGGCCCGAAGTAGCCCGCCTCACCCGCTCCATGGTGCTGGTGGAACGCGAAAAGCCGTACGTCTCCGCGGCCCGGATCCTGGGCCTGCACCGGGTCCAGATCCTGATCCAGCACATCATCCCCAACGTGATCAAGCAGGCCACCCTGGTGGTCCTGCTCCTGCTGGCCCAGGCCGTGCTGCTCGAGTCCGCACTCAGCTTCCTCGGCGCCGGCCCCCAGCGGCCCTTCGCCACCTGGGGCCGGATCATCTCCGACGGCCAGGACTACATCACCACCTCCTGGTGGATGGTCACCCTGCCCGGCCTGGTGATCGTGCTCATGGTGGTAGGCGTGAACCTGCTGGGCGACGGCCTCCGCGACCGTCCCCGCCGCAAGAAGAAGGGTGCCTGA
- a CDS encoding ABC transporter ATP-binding protein, with protein sequence MTAQPQTSAHREQPLLEVRDFQVELITDAGIIRAVDSVSFSIHRGETVTIIGESGSGKSTTAMGILHLLPEDLAVLSGTVLIDGVDISADPKAINKVRGKTLALIPQDPMTALSPVHSIGSQLFEAIRIAGAAEAKDKAALQARAIRLLEQVHIPTPEKQLKKYPHQLSGGMLQRVLIAIALASEPQLLVADEPTSALDVTVQGGILDLLLELQEQRGIGILMITHDLGVARLISDRIHVMKDGSFVESGEVQQIVDHPATEYTRTLLAAVPVLGPWDETPAAPASHGAHAAGSSATGAATDPALTQTGASHE encoded by the coding sequence ATGACCGCACAACCGCAAACTTCTGCCCACCGTGAGCAGCCGCTCCTTGAGGTCCGCGACTTCCAGGTGGAACTGATCACCGACGCCGGCATCATCCGGGCCGTTGACTCCGTCAGCTTCAGCATCCACCGGGGCGAGACCGTCACAATCATCGGTGAGTCCGGCTCCGGCAAGTCCACGACGGCGATGGGCATCCTCCACCTGCTGCCCGAGGACCTGGCGGTACTGTCCGGCACCGTGCTGATTGACGGCGTCGACATCAGCGCCGATCCCAAGGCCATCAACAAGGTGCGCGGCAAAACCCTCGCCCTGATCCCGCAGGACCCCATGACGGCGCTGAGCCCGGTCCACTCGATCGGCAGCCAGCTCTTCGAGGCCATCCGGATTGCGGGTGCCGCCGAGGCCAAGGACAAGGCCGCCCTGCAGGCCCGGGCCATCCGGCTCCTGGAACAGGTGCACATTCCTACTCCTGAGAAGCAGCTGAAGAAGTACCCTCACCAGCTCTCCGGCGGCATGCTCCAGCGTGTGCTGATCGCCATCGCGCTGGCCAGCGAGCCGCAGCTGTTGGTGGCGGACGAGCCGACGTCAGCCCTGGACGTTACTGTCCAGGGCGGCATCCTGGACCTGCTGCTGGAACTGCAGGAGCAGCGCGGCATCGGCATCCTGATGATCACGCACGATCTTGGCGTGGCCCGGCTGATCTCGGACCGCATCCACGTGATGAAGGACGGCTCGTTTGTGGAGTCCGGCGAGGTCCAGCAGATCGTGGACCACCCGGCCACCGAGTACACCCGCACACTGCTGGCCGCAGTGCCCGTGCTGGGGCCGTGGGATGAAACCCCCGCCGCCCCTGCGTCCCATGGTGCGCACGCCGCCGGTTCTTCAGCCACCGGCGCCGCCACCGACCCAGCCCTGACCCAGACCGGAGCAAGCCATGAGTAA
- a CDS encoding ATP-binding cassette domain-containing protein: protein MSKPFLAVENLVVDYHVPGGTFRAVDDVSFSVDKGKTIAVVGESGCGKSTIAKALMRLVTPTSGRIDLDGTDIASMSEAKLRPMRSKFQMVFQDPYGSLDPHMTAQEIVAEPLKLQGVRSKAERHKAAAKLIDQVGLPVRSLDKHPAEFSGGQRQRIGIARALASKPELLVCDEATSALDVSVQAQVLRLLKSIQDETGITYVFISHNLGVVQEISDSVMVMQKGKLVEHGTTASVLTAPKEDYTRKLRRAALDPSTMEGLKPRHLVRSLALSNQAN from the coding sequence ATGAGTAAGCCGTTCCTCGCCGTCGAAAACCTGGTGGTGGATTACCACGTCCCAGGCGGCACCTTCCGGGCCGTTGACGACGTCTCCTTCTCGGTGGACAAAGGCAAGACGATCGCCGTCGTGGGTGAATCCGGCTGCGGTAAGTCCACCATCGCCAAGGCACTCATGCGGCTGGTGACCCCCACCAGCGGGCGGATTGACCTGGACGGAACAGACATCGCTTCCATGAGCGAAGCCAAGCTGCGTCCCATGCGCTCCAAGTTCCAGATGGTGTTTCAGGACCCATACGGCTCACTGGACCCGCACATGACCGCCCAGGAAATCGTGGCCGAGCCGCTGAAGCTGCAGGGCGTCCGGTCCAAGGCTGAACGGCACAAGGCAGCCGCGAAGCTGATCGACCAGGTGGGCCTGCCCGTCCGGTCACTGGACAAGCACCCGGCCGAATTCTCCGGCGGCCAGCGGCAGCGCATCGGGATTGCCCGAGCACTCGCGTCCAAACCTGAACTCCTGGTCTGCGACGAAGCCACCAGCGCCCTGGACGTATCCGTGCAGGCACAGGTGCTGCGGCTGCTGAAGTCCATCCAGGACGAAACCGGCATCACCTACGTGTTCATCTCGCACAACCTCGGCGTGGTGCAGGAAATCAGCGATAGCGTCATGGTGATGCAGAAGGGCAAGCTGGTTGAACACGGCACGACCGCGTCCGTCCTGACCGCCCCCAAGGAGGACTACACCCGCAAACTCCGCCGCGCCGCGCTGGACCCCTCCACTATGGAAGGCCTCAAGCCGCGGCACCTGGTCCGCTCCCTGGCACTCTCCAACCAAGCAAATTAG